In Mesorhizobium sp. 113-3-3, a genomic segment contains:
- a CDS encoding type II toxin-antitoxin system Phd/YefM family antitoxin: MKHYPSTDLKQNLGDVLAAASQQPVSITRHNKPRYVLMSIEAYEARFGSDSRRVYAAEDAPSEHVEMLEEYAAELDRD, from the coding sequence ATGAAACACTACCCATCGACCGATCTGAAACAGAATCTCGGTGACGTGCTTGCCGCCGCGAGCCAACAGCCTGTGTCCATCACTCGTCACAACAAGCCGCGATATGTCCTGATGAGCATCGAGGCCTACGAGGCTCGCTTCGGGAGCGACAGCCGCCGAGTCTACGCGGCGGAGGATGCTCCGTCCGAACATGTCGAGATGCTTGAGGAATACGCTGCGGAATTGGACCGTGATTAA
- a CDS encoding LysE family translocator: MPSTELLIAFFATTAIFAYIPGPAMLYAAAQTVARGRWSGLTAALGIHLGGYVHVFAAAAGLSVLFHAVPPLYMAVKLVGALYLIWLGVSLFRKRVEGDVALPAIERKSARRAFFESITVEVLNPKTAIFFMAFLPQFIDASATFPVWLQFVVLGTIVNLMFSSADLVCVFLAGLVIGRLRRSSRAQRLMQRAGGAVLVGLGVHVALQKS; the protein is encoded by the coding sequence ATGCCGTCGACTGAACTGCTCATTGCGTTTTTCGCCACCACGGCGATCTTCGCCTACATCCCCGGTCCGGCCATGCTTTATGCGGCGGCGCAGACGGTGGCGCGGGGGCGCTGGTCGGGACTGACGGCGGCACTCGGCATCCATCTCGGCGGCTATGTGCATGTCTTTGCCGCCGCCGCCGGCCTGTCGGTGCTGTTCCATGCCGTGCCGCCGCTCTACATGGCGGTCAAGCTGGTCGGCGCGCTCTATCTGATCTGGCTCGGTGTTTCGCTGTTCCGCAAGCGCGTGGAAGGCGATGTGGCGCTGCCCGCCATCGAACGGAAATCGGCCCGCCGCGCCTTCTTCGAGAGCATCACCGTCGAGGTGCTCAATCCCAAGACGGCGATCTTCTTCATGGCCTTCCTGCCGCAGTTCATCGACGCCTCGGCGACCTTTCCGGTTTGGCTGCAATTCGTCGTTTTGGGAACCATCGTCAATCTGATGTTCTCCTCGGCCGACCTCGTCTGCGTGTTCCTCGCCGGCCTAGTGATCGGCCGGCTGCGGCGTTCGAGCCGGGCGCAGCGGCTGATGCAGCGGGCCGGCGGTGCGGTGCTGGTCGGGCTCGGCGTCCACGTTGCCCTGCAGAAGAGCTGA